In the Bacteroidota bacterium genome, ATGAGTGGACACCAGACATGATTCCGAACTACAGCCCGCCCGTATGGGAATACACCTACGAAACGGGTGGACGGTCTGCTTCTGGTGGTCCAATTTACAAGCACAAAGGCCCGGGTGGCTTTCCGCCAATTTTCCAGGACCGCGTGTTTGTTTATGACTGGGCGCGTAGCTGGATCAAGTATGGCAAGCTTGTCGAAGAGGAAATCGAAATCACAAAAACCAATGGTGAGACCTATACGATGAAGTCGCCTCGCCTCGTTGATGTGAAAGAATTTGACACGCTTCGCGGTACACGGCCTATTTCCATGGATATAGGGCCAGATGGCTCCATTTACGTAGCTGAGTTTACCGGCTTTTGGTATGCTGCGCCGGGCTCAAAAGTGACGCGCTACCGCTGGGTTTCCAACGATAAGTAACGTGTTACCGATTTTCGATAACCCGAAAATACGGAAACACAACATCAAGGCCATCCAACGAGCGTTTTTGTTCTGCAAAGCGTATAAAAAGATAAAAAGTGCGCAGCCTGGGAACGCAGAGGCATTAACATGCATTCTGAAATCAGGTGCCCTTAACCTAGATTAGTTTTAAAGCATGAAGAAGTACCTGCCAGTATTGTTTGTACTGTTGATGATTTCAATGGTCAGCTTGGCGTTTGTAGGACAACCGGTAGAACCCATCAATGCAGGCGTAACGCCTGTCGCTACCGCATCTACCGACGGCATTTTTAATGACGAAGGTGAACAGATTTACATGACACGCTGCATGTCTTGCCACATGGCAGGCGGTGAAGGCGTGACAGGTGTCTTTCCACCATTGGCTGAGAGCGAGTATGTGTCTGGTGACAAAGGCCGGCTCATTCGTATGATTATGCACGGACTGACCGGGGAAATTGTCGTAAATGACGTCACTTACAGCGGCATGATGCCGCCCTGGGGAGGCTTCCTGAACGACAAGCAGATTGCAGACGTGCTCACCTATGTGCGTGCCAATTTTGACAATGATGCAGATGCGGTTACTGAGGACGAAGTTGCCCGTGTACGCGCTTCTGTAGGCGAGCGAGATGTCTGGACCATTGAGGAGCTGAACAAAGAAGAAAACCTCGGTATTCCTGAGGGTGATTGATCAGCCCGCGCTTGTCAAAGCAATTTCAGATGTAGCCACCAGGTGGCTCGATCCAGCGTATCCTCAACGGCTTTCAGTTGTTGAGGATACGCTCGTTTTGGAAAACCGGTTTACTGAAGAAGCGCTCACGTTTGCCATCAACCAGCAGATGAGTTTGCTTACTGTTGATGCCCTGCATGCCTGGCTGAAGGGCCGGCAGGTGCGTGAGTGGAAGGCTGTAGGCGTGCTCAATGCCGGCAACATCCCGCTGGTCGGATTGCAAGATTGGCTGGCTGTTGTGATGAGTGGTGCTGCATACAGGGGGGTGCTGTCCTCGCGTTCTCCGCATTTGTTGCCGGCGTTTGCTTTTGAGGTGATCGAAGCCTTTCCCGATCTGCAAACAGACTTCGTGGCGTACAGCGAACTTTACGACGACCTCGACGCTGTCATTGCATCTGGCAGCTATGAGACGATGCAGGAAGTAGCTGCTGCCTGTGATAACCATCAGATCCCGCAATCTCATCGCCTATTGCGCGGGCATAAGTACAGCATTGCCGTATTGACGGGCAAAGAATCACCCCAGATGCGCGAAAACCTGGCAGAAGACGTGCTGCTTCACGAGGGCCTCGGATGCCGCAATGCGGCGATCATTTGGGCGCCGGAAGGACTCGCACCTGATCCTTACCTGGAGTCTTTTGCATATTTTCGAAGTATTTTCCCTGTTCATCCTCGAACACCCGGATCTCTTAAGATGAAACAGGCGTTTCTGGCCGCTGTTGATGTCTCACACGCGTACGGAGAAGGCATGGAGTTTCTGGTGAGCAAAGGTGATCCTGAACCCCAGGAGCCCGGGCACGTGCGGTGGGTTGAGTATCGAACCGAGGAAGAACTTGTCGGTTGGATACGTGATCATAAAGAAGAAATTCAGCTTATCGTTGCAGGACAGGGGCAGCAAGGCAAATTTGATCTGGGCCCGCTTGTGGTGAGCTTCGGTGATGCACAACGGCCGACATTGGATTGGTGTGCTGATACCGTTGACACGCTTGACTTCCTGCAAGCACTTTGATACTGTTATCTTAAGGGAACGCCTAATTGGCGGCCCATGCCAGTTTCATGAGCACCAAAGAAAAACAAAAGCACACGTCTGAACAGGGCACCAGGGAAGATCCAGCCAAAATTGAGCGGATTGCCGGCCATACAGCCGGACTGGTAGAAGACCTGAAATCGTGGCTCGAGCTGAAAATAGAATTTGTCCTCCTTGATGTTAAGGAGGAAATGAAAGCCACGGGTATGCAGGCTGCATACCAGGTGGGATTTTTTGCTGTATTGCTCGTTGCGGGGCTTTTTGGCCTTATTGCACTTGCATTTGGCCTCGGTACATGGTTAGGCAACCCCGCATGGGGATTCCTTGCTGTAACCGGACTGCTTGTGCTTGTTGCCTTCATTGTTAAATGGGTGGGCAAGCGCAAAGGTACTGCTAAAGAAGCCGCAACCTATGACTTGCGCGTTGATGATGCGCCACCTAAACTTTCGGGAGATGGTGCACCCGAGCCGCTGGCCGGGCAGCCGCCGCAACAACTGAAACCGCTTAAGACTTCCGAGTTGACTACGGACAACCATGCAAAAGACCAGTAGCCGGGAGGCTGTTGCTTCCCGACTGAAGCAAAAAGAAGACGAAATAAACCGCCGAATCGAGGCGCTCCAGGGCGAAATGACGTCCACTGGCGCTGATGTGCGGCAGTATTTGAAAAGTAACCCCTGGATCGCAGTAGCAGGTTCTGTGGCAGCAGGTATCCTGGTGGGATTGATTGCCGGTAGAAAAAGCGCAAAAACCCGCCAAAATGAACTGGTAGACACCTATATCGAGCGCCTCATTGAAGCGGCGCGAGACAATGGCGCAACTGAGCAAGAAGTGGGTGCACTACTGCGTGAAGCTATGCGCAGTTCGATGCCCCCGCCACCGCGCGAGGCCTATGGGAATCCTAAATCTGGCGGGATCGCGGGCAAGCTGATGGGAATTGGCCTCGATATGGCCATGGGCTTTGCTAAAAAATCGTTTTTTAATTTCCTTGAAGAGCAGGCCAACGCGCCGACTACTTCTGGGTTAGAAAAAAAAGACGATAGCTAACTCTGACAATCCTGCGCATTGGTGAACACGTCTGATACCGGGAATGAGGCATGAGCCGCGTTCGACGGTAGGAGCAGCTCTCCTTTTGCGTTTCATATTTGATAATAGATACGGTATAGTGTGATGCGTGTGCTCTTGTTTGGCCCTCCCGGTGCAGGTAAAGGTACGCAGGCCAGTTTGCTGGTGAAGAAGTACCAACTTGCCCATATTTCTACTGGCAATATTTTACGGGAGGTTATAGCATCCGGCTCCGACATGGGGGCGATAGCAAAAAGCTACATCGACCACGGAAAGCTGGTGCCCGATGCCATGATTCGTACCCTCACCGAAGAGGCCATCGAGCAGGCCGGCTATAACCGGTTTATTCTGGATGGTTATCCGCGCACCGTTGAGCAAGCGCAGTGGCTCAAGCTCTTCCTTGACAACCACGAAATCGATTTGAGCGTCATTGTGAGCCTCAAGGTGCCCGATGAGGTCATTGTAAGTCGGTTAAGCAAGCGACGGTTGCATAAGATTACAAAAGAGAACTACCACCTTGAGTTTAATCCGCCGCCGCAGGATATTGACCCTGACCTCCTGACCCAGCGGCCCGATGACCGTGCTGAGGCGATACGGAAGCGGCTTGCCATTTACCACAAGAAAACCAAGCCGGTAGAAGATTTTTATACGGACCATCCGAACTACTTGAGAATCGACGGGACCAAGAGCCTCGAAGAGGTGCAAGAAGCTATTGGCGCCCACATGATGAGCGAGGCAGAAGCGGAGTAGTCCAAACACGACATTGCCCGGAGACCTACCCGGCACAATACTTCAGCATCGTACCTGTTGATGCTGCGTAATATTTGACAACCACCATAAGGTCCATCCTTACATGACATCTGTTGAACATGCCAGACCGGCAAAGGCGCTGGTTGAAGCATTACGTGTTGACGTTGAAGATGCGTTGGCAAACCTGATTCCTGAGCAAAAGCCAGAAAGCCTCTATGCGCCGGCGCGCTATGTGCTTTCGGGTGGCGGAAAGCGCCTGCGTCCTGTCTTGCTGCTGCTCACGGCTGAAGCCTTTGGTACCACCCGGCAACAGGCAATGCCAGCCGCGCTGGCTGTTGAAGTGTTTCACAATTTCACGCTCGTCCACGACGACATCATGGACAATGCGGACACCCGGCGGGGCAACCCAACCATCCACACAAAATGGGATGAAAGCACAGCCATTTTGTCTGGCGACTACCTCATGGGGCTGTCTTACCAACTGCTGGCCGCTACGCCGGCTGGTAATCAGGCACGCATGCAGCAGGTATACCACCGCATGGTGCAACGCCTCTGCGAAGGGCAGGCCCTGGATAAAGATTTTGAAACACGGTCGGATGTTACCGTTGATGAATACATCCAAATGATCGACGGGAAAACCGCAGCCCTGCTCGAAGCTGTATTCGAACTTGGTGGCCTCGTTGGGAATTGTGACCAGGCCGCGCAGGAAAAATTGCAATTGCTGGGCCAGGCAGTAGGGCGCGCTTTTCAAATCCAGGATGACCTACTCGATATAACAGCAGCAACGGCCAAGTGGGGCAAGAAAATTGGAGGCGATTTGATCGAAGGCAAAAAAACATACCTCTTGCTGCGGGCGCTGGAGTCTGACAACGAAGTGGCCCGGGCGTTCTTCGAGAAAATTGTAGCACACAACGGCCTGGCTGAAGACAAAATTCCGAAAGCCAAACAGTTGTTGGAAGAAAATGGTATACTTAATGACGCAAAACAGGCTGTGCTGCATCACACGTCTATAGCCCAGGATTGCTTGCAGGTTTTGGGAGATTCCGAAGCTGCTGCTACCGTTCGTTGGCTCCTTGATGCCATGCAGACCAGGTTGCATTAATCTGCACGCCGCGCGCCAACGTACCGTGCGCCCGTGCTGTGTGTAAGAAGCCTTTTATTTATCGTGATATGGTGACTCGTGAAGTTACAGTGCTGAATCAGGCCGGCTTGCACACCCGGCCGGCCTCAATGATCGTACGCGAAGCCGCTCGCTATAAAGCGGATTTTTTTATTGAGAAAGAGGGTTACGAGATCAACGGCAAAAGTATTATAGGTGTAATGACACTGGCAGCAGAGCAGGGGGCCCAACTGACCCTAACGTTTGAAGGCGAAGACGAAGCTGCCGCCGCTGATGCCATTGTCGCGGTTTTTGAATCGGGATTTGGCGAGAAAAAATAAGGACCAATGGTTGCAACGCTACTGC is a window encoding:
- a CDS encoding cytochrome c → MKKYLPVLFVLLMISMVSLAFVGQPVEPINAGVTPVATASTDGIFNDEGEQIYMTRCMSCHMAGGEGVTGVFPPLAESEYVSGDKGRLIRMIMHGLTGEIVVNDVTYSGMMPPWGGFLNDKQIADVLTYVRANFDNDADAVTEDEVARVRASVGERDVWTIEELNKEENLGIPEGD
- a CDS encoding adenylate kinase, translating into MRVLLFGPPGAGKGTQASLLVKKYQLAHISTGNILREVIASGSDMGAIAKSYIDHGKLVPDAMIRTLTEEAIEQAGYNRFILDGYPRTVEQAQWLKLFLDNHEIDLSVIVSLKVPDEVIVSRLSKRRLHKITKENYHLEFNPPPQDIDPDLLTQRPDDRAEAIRKRLAIYHKKTKPVEDFYTDHPNYLRIDGTKSLEEVQEAIGAHMMSEAEAE
- a CDS encoding phage holin family protein → MSTKEKQKHTSEQGTREDPAKIERIAGHTAGLVEDLKSWLELKIEFVLLDVKEEMKATGMQAAYQVGFFAVLLVAGLFGLIALAFGLGTWLGNPAWGFLAVTGLLVLVAFIVKWVGKRKGTAKEAATYDLRVDDAPPKLSGDGAPEPLAGQPPQQLKPLKTSELTTDNHAKDQ
- a CDS encoding HPr family phosphocarrier protein, whose protein sequence is MVTREVTVLNQAGLHTRPASMIVREAARYKADFFIEKEGYEINGKSIIGVMTLAAEQGAQLTLTFEGEDEAAAADAIVAVFESGFGEKK
- a CDS encoding polyprenyl synthetase family protein, with amino-acid sequence MTSVEHARPAKALVEALRVDVEDALANLIPEQKPESLYAPARYVLSGGGKRLRPVLLLLTAEAFGTTRQQAMPAALAVEVFHNFTLVHDDIMDNADTRRGNPTIHTKWDESTAILSGDYLMGLSYQLLAATPAGNQARMQQVYHRMVQRLCEGQALDKDFETRSDVTVDEYIQMIDGKTAALLEAVFELGGLVGNCDQAAQEKLQLLGQAVGRAFQIQDDLLDITAATAKWGKKIGGDLIEGKKTYLLLRALESDNEVARAFFEKIVAHNGLAEDKIPKAKQLLEENGILNDAKQAVLHHTSIAQDCLQVLGDSEAAATVRWLLDAMQTRLH